Part of the Pagrus major chromosome 9, Pma_NU_1.0 genome, atgCCACCATCCTCCTTGCAAAAAATATGTCATTCTATCCCTTTATATCACATTGTTCAGACAACATGGAGTCTCCAGAGCTGCCTGTGTTTTGCACCCCGGGGCTTAAAATCAAAAAGACAAACGGTCACTGCTCGCCACCCACACAAGGGAATGGTGACCCAGAACCCTCCACGAGCAACCAGCCTACCACCCCAGATGTTCCAGTTTTTCAAACCCCATACGTGAACCGAATGGTCAGCACCAAAAAGgtacaatgaatgaatgtgtgcacatggaacatttatttgatgataTAACTTCTCTCTTTCTTACTTGTGGGTCTTAATAGTCAAATGTTCCCCCTGGGTGATCAATAAGAATGATCTTATCTTAAAGGTGGTTTTAAGCTATACTAATgtgataaaaatatatttttttatttacttatccAGACTTGCTGATCAGAGAAACTTTTAGCTCAGAGTTTGTGCCTTTCTGCATGTCTTCACAGAGTGCTCAGCAGCCTGACCCCATCAACATACAAACAGATGACGATAGCCAAACTTTCAAACTTCAGATGTCTCCTCGTAACAGATCAATCAACTCCAAGCGCTCCTGGGAATACAATGTGCCAGAGATGTCCATCTCGGGTGAGGAGGACCAGATGCCAGAGATGCCAAAGCTGGAGTTTGCTTTGGACaattatttacaaaatgtaagACAAAAATTCACCACAGTTTTATCTGAAGGTTGTTGTAATTTCTAAAGTAAAGTATGACAAATCATTGTGTGGTTAAATGTGGTTTACAGACCAATCAGAATACACTAGAGGAATATAAAGTCAGGAAATGGCaaaataagtaataaataaCGACTTTTGACTCCTGTACAATGATATAAAGACTTCATATTTAAAGATAAACTTCTTTATTAACTGTTTGCCTGCAGTCTTACGTGTCTTATATTCACTCCAGAAAAGTGCCAAAATGCTGAAGAAGACCAGTGAGCATGAAAAGGTGACCAAGGAGCCTACTGTTAATAGTCTGGAGCTGGACGGACCAACCCAGGAGTTCAGTTTGGGAACACCTCGCCTCAGGATGGACTTCGGAGACCCCAGCACACCAGAAATGCCAGAACTCAGCTCAGTTACACAGGACATCTGTAAAGTGTGTACCTCGAGTTTTTAGATTGATTTACATGCCTTCAAGCTACTTCTGGTTTTATCTCAtgaccaaaaagaaaaacaactttgacATATTATCCAAAACCAACTTTACAATATGTCAAATTCAACTTTCCTGCCACActccttctgtgtttttatgatttttcttttcttttgtagcTTGTGTCTCAGGCTCAGTTGAAGAGGACTGCCATGGCCATTGTGCACCCAAATGTCAAGGCTGACAAATATAAAAGCAGGTAAAGTATCTCAGAAAACCACTTATTTCTAACCAGGGATTGATCCATTTTAAAGAAACATTCGGTATAGGAGGCAAAACCTTCgctaaagacattttaattggAATCTCCCCACTAAAGTTGCAAGATTCAAGGTAGTTGTCACATGCTCAGAGATACAAAAAGTAAAACCTGCAGTGAATTGAAGCAGGTTCTCAGTTACTGTGCAGGAATATCAAAGTGAtcataaatagaataaaatatatataaaatgcaaGCTGAAACTATACACCCAAGGCTTCAAGATCAGTTGATCTTTTTTGGATGTATCTGCTGACCTGCAGGCTCCTAAAGTCCACCACTGTTACCTTTGCTGACATTCAGGGTCAGGATCTTTAACGCGCAGCCCTGTGCCAGATTGTCTAACTAGTTCTGGTAAGCCTGTTCATTGTTGGTGGTGATCAGGCCTCCTACCACTGTGTCGTCTGTGAATTTGAGGATAGAGGTGGAGATAAGGGTTAATGAGCCGAAAGGGATGGCTCCTTGTCTGAACCACCTGCGGCCCAGTGGTGAGGAAGTTGTGGACCCAGTTGCACAATGGGATGTTCAGTTCTCAGATCCTCGTCTTTGTGGACGTACCTTCGTGCAGATCAGACAAGATCAGACTGCTACTGAGTCGAAGAAAATAATACTAATTATGACATTCAGGGACTTAgtatcatttatatttattttttttttttttacatttgggaATTTTTAGAGGGTTAGTTTTGTCAATCCTGTCTGTTTCAAATAAGAATGgatgtttatttctttccaCAAACTGTCTTTATTTGTGCTGTCCTAAAAATCATACAtgcctttattttattttttttgttattgttttttttttttttttaagattttaattgTGACATGTTCTATCCCATCCAGTCCTCTTGCCAAAGCcgtgagtgtgtctgtggtgtcGGAGAGTGAGTTCCAGAGTTTACCAAGCTACCTGAGGCAGATGACTCTGCCCAACCTCAACCAGACAATCCACAACATCAACAAATTCATAGCAGAGTGGCCAGGTCAGTGCTACAGTTCACTTATgattaaagttaattaataagTATATTGTCTAAATATATTGTTGTTGAAAGTCAGAggattcattaaaaaaaaacaatgcattaCATTGCATACATAATGTTTATCTTGTGCTTTGGATACATCAGAATGATAAGTCGGATGTCAGAGTGAGAAATTTTCTGAGACACAAATGACCATTAATCTTGTTACCAGGTTAGAAATAAGAGATGTTGTGTCAGTCAACAGGAACACCTCGTTAAGATGACTAAATTGACAACACAACGATGCCTTGTTTGGTGTAGAAATGAATATTTTCCATACTTTCTTATTTATCGTCCGTTTATTGTTTTGAAGTTACTGCCCAGCTTTGTTTGTTAAGCTCCAAAACATCCATGTTCAAATTTTAGTTTAGAGTTTAGAAATAATGTCCCTACTGTCAGGTTTTCTGGACCACGAAGGCAGTGTCTCAAATATGCCAGTTGAACTGGAAATCATCAACTCAACAGGTTTACTTTATTGGATTGGAGGAGCACTTAGTATCCTGTATTATGTGGACattgtttcacatttaaaagaaaagctgaTGTTATGATTAATGCtaatagaaatgttttattagttGGACTGTTGACGTCGGTCAATTAACAGCAATGGTTTCCactagagcccgaccaatatGGGATTTTTGAGACCGATACTGATTTAAGAGGGTAAAAAGCCACCGATTGCTGGGATGGCGGCcaatattctgaattagaccTTTTCTATGTGGATTGTGTACAGTTAATTTTAACTGATCATAAAGTATATTGTACATACAAAATACtgatctgaaaagtaactatcaactatagctgtcaaataatacatgcagtggagtaaaaagtacaatatttccctctgaagtgTCGTGGAGTggaaaaagtagcagaaaatggtaTTGAAATACTGGAGTACAATTTACAGGTACTTTGTACACTTACTtgagaacagtacttgagtaaatgtacttggttacattccaccactgctctcTACTAAACCACTCATCCTCTATCAAGCTGGCTATGACATTCACGCTGCAGATTTGTTCCAATTCTGAACCATTATTTCAGTGAATTAGACTCCAATCAGAAAAGCCTATTTGTTGACTATCAATACATGTCATTTTTAGcaatatttcactgttaacatttAGCATTAACGAGTATGATAAGCTCATTGTCACAGAGAGCAAATGATAGGGACgttgtttatttactttccatCAAATGGActcaaaacactgcacagtCTTCTGCTGAACTGCTGAAAGATGCTCAGATGCTTATAGCTTGACCTTTGAATCTGCTATGTTACTACTGAACTGACAAACTCTAGCTGGCAAGCTACCTCATTAACATGGCAACATGTGATAAGCATAAGATGATGACGGTTGTCAGAGGAGAGTAAAATATGGGCACGTTGTTTATATAATTTCCAGTACTGCATCTCACCACCTAGCTCTTGGGTAACAATATAACGTTAAATAAACACCCAGTACTTGTCTCAGATGCAAACCACCAAAAGATGCTTTCCTTTCAATCTGTGTTACTGACTGACATGACCGTACTatagctggctagctagctacctttgctaacattagcaagcaGATGTCATATAAGCATGACTGACATGACGCTTGGGACAGGGTTAACATTATATTGAAATGGAAACGATGGCGTCATTGTTTCTTAAAATTCgaaaatgtatttcactgaCAAACCATATCAGCACATATCACAACACATATACTGCAAAACCAAGATAACTGTAATAGGCCCATTTAAGGGCCATATCGGCCAATAAAATTCACAGAGCGATAAATCGGTCGGCTCTAGTTTCCACTTGCATAAGCTCTAAATCAATACAACCAGGTGTTGATCTTGGTTATGTTTGCATTATAGAAGACCATGTTGTGTAGTCCTTTGTACTGACTGTATGCATATGGTATTAAATGCAATGGGCTGCCCATGCCACTCAATGACCAGTGCTCCTCCACAGCCTGAGTCAAGCCGTAACCATGAAAGTAGAATACACAGTATCTCATGTAGttcattaatttaaaagaaTCTGATAGCGACGCATGACTATTTAATCTTTGGAGTCAATTTACACCACAGGGCTGTATTACATGGTATCTGTGATATCACACTAGCCGGTGTAAACTCACTGCACTCATATGTGTAACTAGTAGCAGGCATAAACCACATCAACTCGATCAATAAACTACTATAGCAACCGGTCATGGCCCAAAGAGGGCCGCCTACACCTTGTTACAACTTTTAACTGTACCTCAGGAGGTAGGGTGGGTTGTCCAGTAATCGGAACGTCGCTGATTCAGATCCCCGGctgtcgaagtatccttgagcaagatactgaaccccaaattgcacCTTGCATGGCAACCTCTGAATGTATGTGAGAATgagtgaatgtgacaagtgttgtcaGGCGCTTTGAGCTGCAGTTGACTGGTAAAGCGCTGTAAAGGCTCGAGTGGTGAGGTCATTTCACCTTGGGATTTGGTTTACGTCCAACAACCACAGTGCAAGTCAAGGAGAATGCATGTGGTCATGTAAATTGCTGCATTTTCTTCCATATGGTGCATGCTATAAGTGATATCATGTAATTAACTTAGTGACAATGAGTGGCCTAAAGGTGCTGTCAGAAAGAAAACCTGTGAcatcaatataaaataaaactgaacaaagTTAATGATTACAAATTGGATAAGGATGAGACACAGTAGATAAGATTTACTTTTGTATGATGGCAAACTTTGACCACAATAAATTGCAGTTAAAACTATTTTATTATCTCAAATTACAAACTGTCACATAATGGCTATAATTAATGGGGTACTGACAGATAATGGTCCAACAAGAACATTTGGAGTAGATAAATGGTCCTGCTGTCAGGTGTGCTGCTATGGAACTGTCTCAGCAGATGTTGCCCATAGCAACAGAATGTACGACTGAAATTGGTAGTAATTTGAGTGGATTCCCAGtttaacatttatttgtctgtaatatgttttcGAATAGAAAATAACCTCCCGTCACTCAAAACCCAGTCAAGACACCAAAACAAGGGGATGCCTCCAGTTGAAGCACATAAAAGCAAATATTTGTTGGTCTACTGGTATACTCACAAACGATCTCATTAACAAGAAGTAcaatgagaaacaaaacaacatgggACCTATTAAGAGCACTTTTTGGCAGCTGTCTGATGCATCtaactgttctgttctgttctgttctgttctgttctgtggcGCCCTCtgcaggagaaaagacagagcttcagatggaggagctgaggcGGATTACCAATGTTGGAACAAAGACTCCTGTGTACCTCCTCTGTCTGACTGAGCTCAAGAGGCTGACACATGTGGGAGGAGCCAGGGACACCTCTGTATACAAACTGTGCACACGCAGCTAAAGTTTGCTCGGACACATCAGAGTTTGTCCGATTGGGAGCCCAAGCATAGTCTCCTGCCTGTAAAAACCTGCCTGTACCTCCATCTTTGACTTACTGAAATGCTGATCTTTGGTTAACTATTATGCTTTTAACGATATATCTACACTGCAAAAAGAAGACTTAACAAGAGGAATCCTGACTGATTAACTTTACCAGAGAAAGCAGGCATGCAGACTTTTGTATTTAGATTGTAAATAGTTCTGATGCATGGACAGTCAATAATTTGTCCTTCTGTAGTGTTATTCTGGTTTCAAACTGACCTGTGATAAAATCATAATACATTATTGCACATAATGCATGAATAAGCTCAAGAAAGACTATTAACAGTGTAgcatattaaaaacacatattcaTGTATTAGCATACTAAAAGTTTAATTAATGGCTCAGTGTAAGTGTGTGACCTGAACTCCATGCAGCAGTAATAATTAAGGCGAGAAAAATCCCTCTATGGCCCCAGTACAATTGACTTCCAGCAACCAGAGGGGGACCCTGACTTTAAGAATTCTgtcatataaaaatgtaaatatgcacACAATAGTTTGAATCAACAGATATTTGATATTCAGAAATGTGAACTTCTACAATTCAATGATGACTGGGCAAACTCCATCCGTTAATGGAGATCATGTGATACACTGGAAAGATTCAGAACAGCTGCTAATCTATTTTGTGGTAGGGGTTATTTTATCAACCTCTGTTTACAGGGCAGAGTACTTTCTATCTCAATCGCTGTATGACATAGCATCAAGACTGTCCTTTCATGGGCCCCACTGAGGGGCCTGGTTCAGAACATGAACAGCCCTTGAACAAGAGTACAGAGTACAGCTGTTGTCCGAatacttttggccatatagTCTATATAAACTTTgttctttaaaggggcactatgtagttttggagataaAATTCTAActcaaaattttaatatttacaatattaatgatgtaataatacaaactcatatttttatttttaaataactgaataaacaagcttttctcagaggaaaataaggtccccagaacactgtttgaagctagaacggtgtcagggtccgccacatataaacaaagtaagatagtatgaaattgtgttgtcctttaaggtcagtttgtttattcagtttactttGTTTGGGCATAAAAATCCAggcaatgaagatctttctcttctgcttaAAAATTCTTCCcctaaactacatagtgcaccttttaataatGTAATTGTACAGCGgcaaaaatgataaaactatatttaaaaaaaaaaaaaaaaaaaaaacttccttcTTGCACAGCATTTAAAGTTGTGTTGGTGCTTTAGATGATGAGCAGAATcactgctgtctgctgtgaatGAAAGCCACATGATGTGTATCTGTTCTTTCCTCGTTAGCTCCACTCAGGTCCAGCACTGTCATCAGGTAACCAGGGTAACGTCAGCGAGTTGTAGCATCTAGCTAATCATCTCCGTTATGCTAGCCGAACCGCTGTGCTAATGTTTTCTGCGGCTGCGACCTCTTCAGTTCCTCTGTACAGACTCCTGAAACCAAACATGCTTCACATTTTAATGGTTTTCACGATATCTGCGTTGGTTAACTTTAATTCCACACCgtttgctctgatgcagcacCGCGTGAGTTAGGATCGCATTTCAGTGACGTCGCCCTAAAATGATCCAATTAGATCGCTGGATGCAAACGACCGTTGGTGACGctacagcagttttttttctcccacccACTGGTCGTCCACCATTTTGGGAGTCAAAACAGCCAACAAATAGCAGCGCACACTTCCACGCTTCTCCGTAGCCTTACTATGGTTCACACATGTGTGGTGGCAGGCTGTAGGAACAGAAGGACACCGGGCACCACCTTATCTTTCTACCGTTTCCCCCGGGACCCCGACAGGAAGCAGCGCTGGATAGCTGCTGTGAATCGAGAGGGCTGGGTGCCGAACGACGGCAGTCGGCTGTGTAGTACTCACTTCATCTCAGGTACTGTGTGAGTGCAGAGCAGGGCTGGAACAAGAAGTCTCACGGTTTGTTTTGATCCGGGTCAGATTAATGTTGCTGGAACTTCACATAGAGATATTTCTTTAGAGATATAGATAGTTTTGATGTGGGTACGTTATTATTAGTAAATATGTAATTTAGTGGGGACAGTCATCATAGTGGCGTAATTACAATGGGTGGTACATTTGATTAATACGTAAATGTTTTCCAAACTATGGAGTCCTGTTCATTATCGATtccagtttttattattttattagtcAGTAATTAACAGAAGTTATCAGAACCAAACTGACGTCATAAACTTAGCCTAGCTTACTTTGACGATCAACGAAGAACCTCAAAGCAATTAGT contains:
- the ska3 gene encoding SKA complex subunit 3, with amino-acid sequence MDPTSRFFTKLRKLAVTLESETAQLQHTFDNRNKDDGDSEATARGMRALHELSSEVGTLKGQLQEQLTQQKARDNEVSSFIKACRVMQQKVTQDIQAMRELCEKYGYQPPRDTQTQTRATGQQSDAGNEEADESAGEEGESQEEAGDDPSSSSPKAGPPPVTDVLRTPQLSDFGLSEMHLKRAMAGAEWCSEVPPMPEMRLPPPSLNMPASPPMPITPKCALRMDEEEVQTPQMHDFGISEHTMCLLNDFTMDLLQKKIDKPPRPSQDIPVPPVNSLMESLQAKDNMESPELPVFCTPGLKIKKTNGHCSPPTQGNGDPEPSTSNQPTTPDVPVFQTPYVNRMVSTKKSAQQPDPINIQTDDDSQTFKLQMSPRNRSINSKRSWEYNVPEMSISGEEDQMPEMPKLEFALDNYLQNKSAKMLKKTSEHEKVTKEPTVNSLELDGPTQEFSLGTPRLRMDFGDPSTPEMPELSSVTQDICKLVSQAQLKRTAMAIVHPNVKADKYKSSPLAKAVSVSVVSESEFQSLPSYLRQMTLPNLNQTIHNINKFIAEWPGEKTELQMEELRRITNVGTKTPVYLLCLTELKRLTHVGGARDTSVYKLCTRS